The stretch of DNA ACTGCTCTTCCCATACCTGTCTCTTGGTCGagctgaacctgtcttctttCATTCTCAAATGCCTTCAGCCAGCGCTGTTTCTGCTCAGGCTTTTTTGCACAGAATAAGTGGACTTCCTCAGTGTCTCGGCAGTgcaatttaaatgcatttttcacGCTAATATTGAAGTCCTTGTCCTTCCCATCTTCTACATCCAGTATTTCCATATCATCCATATTGATCCGACTCTTATAATACAAGATGTCCCGGCGCAAAAGATCCTGTAAGAGAGATCACACAGACTCATACAAATGTTACTGTTCCCTGTCCCATCCCTTCCTTAAGCATTCATATTCTTTGGTACGATGCAGCATTTAATCTTTGTGGCAGTCATTACAGtcctgtaagaaaaaaatgatacaGGATTTGACTCTATGAAATTGCAAAGCACTGAGCTCCTGTTGACACCATTGGCAGCAAGGGGAGGAATTGCATGGTTTCTTCAGTGGTGGGGTCAGGATAGGCTGGCATCCGTCATTGGGGAATATCAGCTGCCCTGAGAAGCTGTGAATGAGAAGCAAGCTTGTGTTGGTACACATGATCCCAAATCCTCATTAAGCGTGTGTCAAAAAATAGTATTGGAATCCTGCAGTCCCAGTtagaaagccaaaaaaaatatcctaattagcttttgatttttgtgtTGACAACAAAAAGTAAACTTGAGCGCAGTGATAAAACAGTGAGGGTTTCATGCCTTAGTTACCTGTAGCTACCTGTATGCCATGgattatgcaaaaaaaatggCATGTTCAGTGCTGAAATTCCAATGAAAGATACCTTTCATTTGCTCTACCAAGGAAGACTGATCACTTGGGTTATGAAAAATAGCATGGTCTGTACTTACATGTGATGTTAATATGGTGTTAGCGACTGTCAAGGCCCACAGCTCTTCATCAAAgctgcatatatatataatatatatattatatatataatataatataataataatctCATGTGGAAGTGcagttgaaaaaaaccaaacgtatttaaaagaaaatgggtGACAGTGCTCATACTTGAGCACACATACAGCACACAAACCCATACACTAACCCTAGAAGCAGCGCAGTGCTTCCCTTTTGCTGTAAGAATTAGGCCAGTAGTCGGTTTCTGTAGCTTATTGCTGTGGTCAGGTGACGTCAGAGGAAACAACGCAACGAATGCGCGTAGAAATCTCTGTGCCAGAAGCATATATGATGCTAGTAAGTATTAAGGAAGCAAACGGGTAAAGAGAGAGTTTGCTCAAATGCTTTAGTGCTGTGACAGACAGCATTCCTGCCTGGCTAGTGAGGTTACCTTCTTGCAGCAGACGAGCTGGTGATCGAAGAGGAAGAACATCCTCTGTTGGCTCTTGGCTTGAGGGTGGGAGATTTTGGTTAATTCCCCAGAATAGATGAGTTCTGAGCTTCTGACCAGGACATCTTCACCctgaaaacagcacaaagaaCAGGTGGGTCTCAGCCATCTGAAAACGGGGGAGAAGAAATAAGCCCACAGTCTCATAAGAGAACCTCAGCCTGGCTGAGGGGCCTGGGTGGCCTGAATTCCTGCTGATGAAACTTCTGGGAAtgagagggagctgctgggctggaggacAGTCCTTGTCGCATCAGGGAGACACTGTGCCCCTCGCACCCGGGGAATGGGAACTGAATTTGATAAGAACAGTGTGGTAAATGAAAAAGATCTCCTTTTCCAGGGAGTCTGCTCAGGGCAGCTGATCCATCCCTGACGTTAAAGGAGGCACGTAAGCGGAGAGCTGACAACGTAGCCTGACATCCTTGGGAGGGAGACAGTCTGGTTTTATTGAGTGTAGGATTTAGAAAATTAGTGGGTTTGCTTCTTTtactaattttttgttttaatgagtCTACATGAAACCTTGGCTTCCTTTGTCACTACATCAGAGCTTGCCTTTCTGCAAGAATAATGTGGCTATTGAGCATTAAGGGGCAGTTCTGCCCATTGGGAGCATTTGAAATCACTCAAGATAAAATGGGgggcaaaaggaaaacaacaggaTTTCACTAACCTACGCACTCATTTTATTCTGCaaggaaaatgggaaagcagAAATCTCGGGGAGCATGCAAAGGCAGCTGGTGTAGCTGTTACGCACTAGAACATTTCTGTTGTACTAAAAGATTGTATCTGTCTAAATAAAAGAACGAACGCACACAAAGAggggcagctgacctgaagcAGGGCTAGACTGTAATCCTTACGAAAATCCTGCTGTAGACAGAAGCTGTTGCAGGGGGAGAAGAGGGGCAACGCAGAACGTTCAATTCATGGCAAAATTAAGTCTCTTACCTCCCAGTCTTCTATCGAACTCTGCCACTGAGCAATTTTGTCAATGTTCTCCAGCCGCCGCTTTCTCTCATTGATGAGCCGAGCAACGTTCTTCATGGCATTTAAGGCAGCTTCGACGTCTTTAAAATCCCTACGGTAGGGCAGAGGTGTTAGGCATGACAAAATGACGTGTGCTTATTGTACCTACGCTCCAAAGGAGTGCAGTCGGGCTCGGCCTAGGGCTGGAGAGCAGAAAACACGAGTTCCACTTGCGGTTCTGTCCCAGCTGGTTTCTGCTGGAAGTCAGAGGTACAGGTTTCAGACGCGTGCTGGCTTAGAGGCCCAGATTACAGTCTTGTAACAAATCCAGGCCCGGTgtgtggaagggaagggggtAAGCAAGCAAGTTCAGCCACAGAGGTGTAAATACAAGTTGCTGGAAGAATCTCCAGGGCTTTCCAAGCCTTGGGTGTTTTCTGCAACATAATGCAATATATTCATAATGCACCACTTGCATACAGGGACTGAGTCTGCCATGCATAGGTAAGGCAGATCAGCAATAACTGGCTTCATTTCAGGTAGGTTTTACCTGGAAGGGTGAGACAGAAGCTGATCTACCCTCCCCCACAAACCATCTGCTGCCACCAGCTACTTCTGAGTTTAAGTAGCTGGGAAGGAGCTGTTCTGCACAACTCGTTTCCAACATAATTTCCCAAACATCTGTGTACTGCATCGAGAAGCTTTCTGTTCAGAGGTCGGCTTCAGAACATCATGCTTATAAATCTAGTAAGACATGCTTAAAACCATTCTGTGAAATATCAGTGCTGCACTTAGGAAGGTAAAATTAAGTCAAGCCACAATGGACCAGTATCAACACTTTTAAGAcagatttttcatgttttatttctgtagctaATTATTTCAGATGCTTGATTAAGTGATATAGTTATTTGAGCCAAGGGCAGTGCCTTTACTGAGCAATGGATTTGGAGGCTTCAGAGCTGGTGCTGAAGTGGCCAGTGTGCATGGCCTGACAGCTGTAGGCCATGACTTCCTGCTGGTGAAGCACTGGGCAAAGCGCATGACTGCTACACAGCCCTGACATGCTGTGGGGTAGTGACATGGGCATTTTGGGGTATATTCAACCAGTGCTTTTGGAGGCAAAGTTTTCAACACCACCATTAGAAACAAATTTTAACTCCAAAGTATGTATGTGCTGGTGCCAGAAATACGTGGGccaaatgaaatagaaaagtaCCATTATAAGGTGAACCTTGCAAGTCCAGATCTGTAACAGACAGGAAAACCCAGTGctactttaatgaaaaattatgtatttgatagaaaaatacttttttcccccctggtTTCTACAAGGTAACACGGAAGAACCATGGTATCGGCTGCTCTTGGCAAGCTACCCTCCTCCATACGCAATTCTGCATTAGTCCTTTTCCATGAGACCAGTCtcgctccttccctccccaccgTGCTGACCTACCTGTGCTGGGGGTTGGTGTATTTGAGCAGTTCAGCCAGTTGCAGTGGGTATTTGCAGATTTTCTGCACAGGAGTCAGCAGAAACCCATCCAGTGAGATGTCAATCATCTTCTGCAGCAGGCGGCAGGCTTCGAAGAAGTAGACGTACTTGTTAACTTTGGCGAGGCGGGACAGCTCCATGCAGGCGTTGGGGTGGTTGTTGCAGTATTCAGAGTATATCTGAAACTCTGTTTGCTGCAAGGGAAACGAAACGATTTACTGTCCGTGTTCCTGAGGGTGATGGCTTGCCTCAGACTGCTGTGTGTGAGTTCCCAGTGCAGGTCCTGCTCGAGTATCACATGGGGCTGTTCAGTAATTTGTATCCTGCCCTAACTTTGAAGCCCAGAGACCTGAAGCAGGGGTTGGGCAGGGTATATTACAAATTACAGGATGTGCTGCTTATCTGTAAGAGCAAGACATTTCCATGTATTCTGGCCTGTGCTCAGCTGCATGTTTGTAATGGTCGAAATCAGCCATTGCTGATCCTGCACTGACCCGAAAATGCCACAGCTGTAAACTCAGGTCCAGCACAGTATTTTGGAATCTTCCTACATTTTTGCCTCGAGGAGCACTGTCTGGCAGGGAGTATAGTGCTCAGACACTGAGGCACCTTTGTAAGTGTTCTTTCCACAGCCACAAGAGCTAGAGGATGTTGCGTTGGGAGGTGGGTAGTGGTTGGACAGGGTAGGGGGTAGCATTTAATTTGGTTCGGTGGGATTTTTTAAACAGAGCTTCAATTCAGTTAGATCGGTTTCTAAATCCTTTGGCTTAATCCACGCTCAGCTACCCCTTTCCCACAAAGTCAAATTTACTTACATATTCCAAGAAGCATGAGCCAACCTCACTCAAATGTGGGTGGTCTTTGTTGAATTTCTTCTCTAGTGCTTTAACAAATTTCTTCTGGCACCTGTAGATGTCCTCAATATTCCCAAAGATTGTCTTCAGCTGTTCTTCTGTAAACATGTCGGCTCTTTTGCGGCACTGCTTAATATAACCCtaggaggaaaacaaatgggaaaactTGGTGGGCATTTGCTCTGTGGCCTTTGGTTATCGACAGAAAACCCCGTGAACTGTAGTCAGCTGTACACCGGGTTCCTGTACCCCCTTCCTGCATAGCTGCTTCCATGTTCTAGCTATGATTTCCTCTGATAACTACCCAAAACATGGTGGAAACAGAAACTCAGCCACAGTTACATCATCACTGCCTTAGAGGATACTGTAATCCACACTTGGGAGTCCCATGGCAGCTTTCCCTCCTGTGAAACCCACCTTTGTCTGTCTGCAGGCTACTGGGTGTTCTGACCCCAGCGCTGATCCACTGATGGGTTTAGACCAATTAAATCCAGTTGTGGATCTGGTTTGGATGCTTGTATTAGGAAATGCCTGGTTGACTCAAGGGAGGAGGAGTGCACAAAGGACATGGGGGGGACACTGCAGGAGGAAAGGCCTGTCTGGTAAGTGTGTGCTGCTTTCCCCCAGCTGGCTTTCCTGGAAGGCACTACGTTTTTGTgtcatttcagtgaagaactaTGTTCCTGCAAAACCCTCACCAATTACCTTCGTTTGCCCCGGTGTACCGGGTCTCTTTTAGAAGAGGTGTCGCAATGTTCAGCATATTTGCAATTGAAAGACCTAATTGGCTGAAAATCCCCCAGTTGTTTCGATCTGAGCATGACTTGCCTGAAGGCTGGGGTTGCTGATTATATTACCACAGAACATGTATTAAAGAGGACAGCAATGCTagacatttgctttttctctggctTAGCAAATTCAATCAATTCCATTTAATCAGAGCCCAAGTGGGTGCTCCAAATACAGAGGGATTTGGGATATTACTGTAATGAATTGTCTTCTGTTTTCCGAGCATGCAGTGCCGTTTATCAGAACAAGCTCTGGTGGAAATagtctcattttcagaaaagttacTTGCTTAGGGTCTCTCTTTGGGCAAGAATGGGGCATATTCTGTTACCCTTCAAACAAGTTCTTACGTTCgcttcccccttttttccatTACCTCACAAATGTCCTTCAGATGCTTGATGTAGTCTCTCTCTGTGCTTATGATCTCATTGATGACGTTGGTCCTCATTTGGTCTTTAGTGGTCTGCCCCATCCCAAAACGgcgggtgctgctgcaggagtcGTCCTCTTTGCCACCCTCTACCTTCAGGGGGTAATCTTCCATGGGTTCATCCTGGTTTACTCGCAGCTGTGCCGGACACACAAGATGTTCACCGTTTGTATTGCTGAACACAGCTCTCCCAGGGAAAAGAAGCGTGGGCAGCTGACTGAATGGCAGAAGAGTACTGTGCTAGGGTGAGGAGTGACAAGGGCTGCTGTGTGTATATTACCTGTAAACATATTTTCCCTGGGGGGAAGCTAAGGCCAGATAGTTTGGGGAGGGTACTTTCCAGCTGCTCCCACTGTGTGACATGGGTGGCTTTAAGCAGGCATCTCTTGTGGACAGAAATCACAGGAATGATCTGGAGTCTTCCAGGAAGAATACATACAAAGTCAGGACAGAAACAGTTTATCAAGTGAACTCTGCTTAGGTACGTGTGAGGAGACACTTAGGGAGAGAGGGGGGGAAACCAGCAAACAGTTGCTTTTTGATACAGCTGTATTGCTGTACTCGTACGATGAATAACAGATGGACGCTCAGTATCTGCTTCCCCAAGATTATTTAAAGAGAATTTGTGAATATAGAAGCAGATAGACGCCAGCGGGCGTACTGTGCGGTAAGGAGCAGCACTAGTTACTGGGCTGTTGGCGCCCATCAGATGGCAGCGCAGCACGGGCAGAAGCACCGGCGTGCGCAGGCACGGCGCCCTGCAGGCTGCACCCCGCAGCCAGGGCCCGGAGGTAACAGCGGCCGCTTGACGGTGCCTTTCACTTCCgagctttctcttctgtagcAGTACTGTAGCGGTCAGAGTGCCCCGGGAGTATTTTGTACACAACTCGAATGATCAGTTCCAGCACAGAAGtgaaaaacactgaagcagGAACATGCGTAACTACAACTAGTACAATTGCACAGAACTGTAGTTTCTTCTAGGCAGGATTACTTACCACTTGATACAGATATAGCTACATATAAAAACCCAGAGCATACTCGTATCCCTTTGCCAACATTGGCATAGATCACATTTACTCACTCTTTACAGTTGGAGAAGCCCTGACGATGTGCAATCCTGGTTCTCCTTCAGTGTGAGCAGAACAACACTGGTGAGTCTTAAACTCGGAGCCTGGCCTGAAACTGGTGTGGAGTAACTGAGAGACCTGCACATCATGCAAGTCTGCCAACATACCGGCCTTCCCGGCAGTAAGTTGAGACCCAGCGGTAATTAGCAGGGAAGCTTCACTCAGATGCCTGAGTAAGTGTTGTAATTACTCTGATAAAAGAACTTGTTACTCTGTATCCCTAATGGCTAGCAGTAGTCTCCTGAAATCTTACCACAGATTTTTGCCAGCCAGTACAACAATTCAATGTAGCGgtaacacaaaagaaaaaaaggcctgTGTTTTGACTATGAAAAAAGCAGTTCTGTCCCCGCCGGTGCTGAGAGTTTGGTTCTAGTAATCTCACTTGCAAAAACATGCACCATTTGTAAGTTACCCAGGTGAGACTGTCTGCTGCAATCTAtaacaaagcatttcaaaatttaCACAGCACTATCTGCCTCAATTCTCGAAGGACTTTTGCTACAGACAGGGGATCACCTTGTATCACCTCCTTTCATGCTTCACCTGGTTTTGGGTCACTGTGATCTGAAGTGACCTGGATAAAGAGCTAAAGGGCTGAGAATCTGCCCTGAGGCACCTAATTGCTTTTGCAGTACTGAGAAGCCTGCCCTGAAGTGGTGAAAGCTGGGTCAGGCATCCACACGGACAGTCACAgcccaaagaaaggaaaaaagatgctCCTCACAGCAGGAAAGTGCACAGCGGTTACCCAGACTCTTATCTTACCCCCAACTTGCACAGAGAATTCAGGTGTGTTTCAGACTGCTCTGTTGGAATTTAATCCAACCTCTGTTCTATATAGCTGTTTCTACATGGCCTTTGTAGCTGGCCTCGAGGGAGAGCCTTGACCCACAAGCCTTGGCCCAAAAGCATCAAGTGTTTCCTATCTTCCCTCATCAGTTGTCCCACATGACCTCCAAGacattttttgtggttttctccACCATTTTTAAATCCCTGGAATACAGTGCCATgtggcagcccagcagcctgaCATTGTTAAAACTCCAGGGATAAGAGCAGGTGTATGAGTGAGTCAGGTGGGACATGGCATtgcactggacccagcaccaGGTGGAGAAAACTAAATTTGGTGCCATGCTCATCCCATACTGTCTGAGGTGGACACTAGAGGGAAGacctctgcctgctgcatcTGGGATTCCTCATGGAGGGTGTTTGTTGCTCGCTCCTGAAGGGCATGCTGTGTGCTTGGGCACAAACTAGCCGATATACGTATGTGTAAGCAGGAGCCCAGGCTGAAACCACCATGCAGGGCAGTTCCCCAGCTGGCACAACTCACATTAGCTCCAGGAGTCTGGAACTGAACCACCCTTGCCCTGATTTACTCATGTAAAGAGGGACCTTCTCCACACTGGTGGCAGTTCAGCCCAATGTACCACAGCCATGTGCAGAGGAATAGTAACAAGGCACATTGAGCCAACTATCTCTAGCAGTGACAGTGCTGAGGAGTCACTACAGAACATgaaaccagcagaaaaagaacaagcGCTTGCTACTAATGGAGAGGCATAAAGAAATATCAAACTCTTACCCGTACAAAGCTGGCTGGAAACCAGCCTTCGCTGTCCAGAAtcctcccccaccaccactccTTGTTGGTAGCATCCATTACTTCAATGACATCGCCAGCCTTGAATCCCAGCTCTTGGTCATCCATCGTGACATGGTCCCAGAGGGCTTCTGCGTACACCACGCTGCCATCACTGATCAGCTGTGGACAGAGTAAGTCAAACTGTCAGCTTCCTCCAAGAAAGCAGCGCAGTCTGCCGACGTGGCTGCAGCTTTTGCAACACTGCTGCTGAGCCAAACAAGTGTTGATAACTGTTGACTCCCCCTGAGCAATGTGAAAAGGAGTTGGTGCTAGTCTGGGAGTTCCTTCAACTGACCTTGCTCTTGACAGCATTTATTCAGAATCACTTGGTCACAAGTATGTTTACTACCATAAAGAACATCATTTTGATGCTCTGGAATTTCTTACTGGTGACTTTGCCACAGCAACCAAACAAGGCTCAGTGGTACACTGTTGGTGGAAGATGCTCTTGTGCTGCCCTGTTTTGGAAAGCCTTGGAATAAACCCTTGAGCATTAATGTTCAGAAACATACTTAGAGCAGAAGGTATTCTGAGGCCTCAGAGCTAGTCTAGGATGGATAGAGCCTTAAGTCTTCAAGGTGGTTAAACTTAGCACTTAAGCTGCTTAAAATAAGTCTCCTAGAGAATTTAAGTAATTATACAGAGGGACAATGGTTATTTACTACATGTTCCATAGAGGGCCTACtctacaaaaaaaacaaaaacaaaacactcccaacaattaaaaaaaaaaaacataacaaaaaaaccaccccaaccTATATGGCTAGAGGCTGTGAGGGGCTCTTGAACATAGTGATGATTTTGTCTGTATGTGCCTAATGCCATTTTCAACCACTCACACCTTAGCTATTGTGTAGCTAAGTAAAGTTACGGTGGTGGTGTTGTGACCTGGTCCCGCTGGCCGTTACAACAGCAGCGCCTGCCTGATGCCCACAGGTCTTATCAAGTCAGAGTCTTCTTTGAATTTCAACAACTACATAGTACATGCACAGACTTCTCGGGGCCTGAGCACAACTGAGAATATCTGAACGCCGAGGATTTCCCCAAGAAGGCAAAGTGTATACTGGAGTCCTGCAAAAAAGGACTTAGCCATTCTGGAGTGGAAGCGAAGCCCTGTTTTTCTCCAGGAAGATGGTGCAATGATAAATTCTGGGAAGACAAGAGGAAGAACAGTCTATGAGGcacaagggagaaagaaaaaaactgtacaAAACCCACTGCCCATGGTGTACCTGACAGCGTTGCAGCAGTATCGCCACAGCCACATAATGCATGTGTCATCCATGCTGGGCACCTAGACTGCTCAGTCACACAGTAAGCTATCTGCTGCTCTGCATTACTGTTTTTGCCCCTCTCCAAAGAAGAAAGATGCGTGTTGTAAAAGAACGTCAAGATAATGGTGGATACAGTAAATCAGGAGAGAGTTAACGAggcattagaaagaaaattcaaatgcaGTCTGCCTTTGGATAGCAAATGCCCCTTCACTGAACCAGAAACAGCTTAATGCAGTGTTTCCATTCTGACAAAAATATgatggggaaaggagaggatgAGAGGCTTCCTCCACTCATACATAGCGTGTTGGTGCTCCCCACACTGTCTTTTCTCCGCTGCCCTCCACTGCATCACCACAGGGCTGGGTGCATCCTTATGGCAGGCTTCTGCTCTTCACAGAGCTGAGCAGTCACTGCGGTGAGGCTCAGCAAGCAGGGACTGTAAGGGACACGCTGCTGTCATCAGCCTGCCAGTGGCACGATGGGAAAATAATCCAGGCATCGTAAACAGTCCCTCACTAGTCTAAGCTCTTATAGCAAGGGCAGCCTTTGACAAGGCAAGTAGAGAAGTAGTATCGTTAGTCTCTGAAAACCACACATCAAGAGATAGTAGCAATGAATACACCatacagcagaagcagctatgCCCAGTCAAATGGCAGGTATTTGTCCAAATGAGCTGCGGAGGGAAACAATATTTGGGCTTGACAATTAATGCATACAGCTGTTAGAGCTGTGTGTATCTCAGTGGAggtaggggatggagatccatgtGGCAGCAAAGGCACAAGGGTTACTGATGTGTTGGAAACTACAGAAGTGCCTGAGAATGGTCACACAGGAGTTAGAGCTTCTCCCCCAAAAAAGGTGGCGGCACCAAGGAAGCGCACCTGCCCCAGTGCACGCAGCGTGGGCAGCaaccaggaggagctgggagccattgtgcagcaggaaaaccatGGTATAGTTGCCATCATGGAAACACGGTGGGATGCCTcgcacaactggagtgctgcaatgggtGGCTGAAAACTCCtgagaagggacaggcaaggaatGAGAGGCAGTGGGGCAGCGCTGTgtgttagggagtgttttggCTGTAGAGCTTGACGATGGTGACAATAGGGTTCAGTGATTATGGGTAAGAGCCtggggaaggccaacaaggcagatatcgtggtgggagtctgttacagaccaccccACCAGggtgaagaggcagaaaaaatagctcccggccgggccgggggggctctgcgcGGGGTCAGGAGctggggggcggccgggccagGGAGCGGTGGGGCatggagtcacatcccgctGGCGCCGGGCACACGgggggttccccagggctcagcgccggGGCCCGTCCTGCTGCGTGTCTGCACCGCCGGGCTGGGCGAGGGGAGCGAGTGCCCCCTCAGTCAGGGCAGGGGGCAcccagctggggggggctgagctgctggggggcagggggctctgcgggggggctgggcaggccgggctgcaggcaggtcGGGCTCGGGCTCTTCTCCCACATAACAAGGAGCaaacagcctcaggttgtgccaggggaggtttaggttggatattgggaaaaaaaaaaaattcactgaaagggtggtcaggcatcgggacaggctgcccagggaggtggtggagtcaccacccctggaggtgtttcaaagacgtgtagatgtggcacttagggatgtggtttactggtgggcttggcagtgctgggcttggAGTTGGAATGAAcaatcttaaaggtcctttctaacctaaattattctgtgctttttatGCATATTTCACTTAACAGGCACGTTGCATATAGTTTGACATGCTTGAAGCATACTCAGCATTATGAGTAAAGCCCTCATTCATATTTTTGAAACACTTGTAGGCTTTGTCAGGCTTCCAGAAAGTTAGATGTTTTAACTTTCTAACAGAAAGCGGTGAAAACTAGAGTAGAGAGCAGACATAAAAAGTGTatgtttttctaaaatcagCTATCAGACTTCAGTTAGAGAAAGAATGGCTGGATGTTAGCTACTGTCCGAgaagagctctgctgctgctttgagcagTCTGCCTGTGCACCACCCATCTGTTTGCTTTAGCAATCCGAATGCAGTGACTAGTGACCGTGTGGACCACAAGCTGAGCCCAGCTCTACCCTTctgcagggagaagagaggagtgaCAGGGTGATGGGGTGGCTGGAGCTGAGCATCTGGCCACCCCTACAGAGAGGAGCTGATTAAATATGCTGCTCTCAGGCAGAGTGCTGGGGAGTCACCTGCTCCCAGGTAAGCCCTACCAGCAGGTCACGCTGGAACGGCTGCCGTACCGTGCGGAGTTGTGTCCCTGTGTGTCAGGGatggctgctgctcaggaaatGGGCATATGATACTAAATCTTTGGGAAGGGTGGCACTCAGCAGGCTTTTCAACATACAAATTGTGAGCAGCACATAAAGAATGTGGCTCTTTTTGAGATAAAATACCTTTGCTGCGTGCTTAAACATGCCACTCTGAATCAGTGCTCTGAGTATGATGTGGTAGCTGGTGCACACGCCGTGACCATGACCAGAGAGACTAAGGAGGACCTCCTTAGCATTTTGATGATCACACAAGCAGACCACTGATGTGAAGGCATTGATACCTTACAGTACCAAGCTGTCAGATCTCAGTATCTTGATGAGAAGACAAGACCAAGCCTGACCTAGCTTTAGGGTTGATACATCCAGCTCACAAGGGGGCAGAGCCACATGGTTCTTCTCAGAGTCACTGAAATCCATGGGGTTGACTAGTGAATCCTCAGCTGGTATTTTAATCCATCCACTAATATTAGTATCTTAAATTTTCCCTATTCAACAACATCCCTTCTGTGACTATGATTTGCCAAATGTAGCAAGTCACAACTTCTTGGTCACCAGCCTGGCCAAGCAGGCACAGGCAAGTAGACAAGCCACTACCCATGGCCAGTTCTCGTGCAAAGGAGGAACTGAAAACACACCTGAAATTCAGGCCGGGGTTTGATTAACTAACACCATGTTTGTAGGGAGGAATGATCAATATGGaataaagcaagaaataaagagTAAAAAAACACTTTAGAGATGCTTTGGATTGTCTCAGTTAATTTAGTAGAGCAGCACTTGAAACATCTCCATGACTGCAGGCTGACAGGCTCTGCCTGGTCTCCCTGCACTGCTTCAGTCTGTGCTCGTTacctgggggtgggcaggggagcaggcGCTAACGTGAAGTGTTTAATGATCACCATGCTCAGTGCTCATTTTTCTATTAGTCCTCAGTCTGTACCAGCCTGTACCttatactatttttttcaattgcGTCCAGCCCAATTCCTAGGCTGATACAGACATACCAGATACACCCAGTCTAACAGTCCCTTTCCCAAGGCAAATACTGAAGGGTAGCTCTGAGCCAGGACTGAAGTTTCCATGGCACAGAAACACCTACAGTACTGCATGCCactgcagcaagcagagctgctccagctgggagaATGCAGTATCCTCTCCAAGGACCATACTGTTACTGGGGACGCTATGACTCCCTATCCCAGGAAGGATAACACACACCAGCAGataaaaaagctttctgcaaaatgcaTTGGAGCATAGCACAATCAACCAGCTATATTGAGAGAGCTGCCTATCTTCTAGAGAAACATGTATTAAAGGGAATGCTCACCATTTCAAAGCATGGCAGCTCCTCCGCTCAAAAGGCTCATCTTACCACTGGTTTTGATCTTTGCAATTAAAGCAAAGTTTGAAAAACAACTATTAATTTCCATATGAAACAATATTTACGTGCTGGCTTTGTATT from Falco peregrinus isolate bFalPer1 chromosome 12, bFalPer1.pri, whole genome shotgun sequence encodes:
- the ARHGEF4 gene encoding rho guanine nucleotide exchange factor 4 isoform X4, which translates into the protein MRTQQCPSESSGAHSGENCSSSGSSGLSPGSDSDSSGVVCGGGGMRGVLSRYWSLESLHSATVIADGALDKTALTDDVGSEEDLYEDFRSSNHRYGHPGGGGEQLAINELISDGSVVYAEALWDHVTMDDQELGFKAGDVIEVMDATNKEWWWGRILDSEGWFPASFVRLRVNQDEPMEDYPLKVEGGKEDDSCSSTRRFGMGQTTKDQMRTNVINEIISTERDYIKHLKDICEGYIKQCRKRADMFTEEQLKTIFGNIEDIYRCQKKFVKALEKKFNKDHPHLSEVGSCFLEYQTEFQIYSEYCNNHPNACMELSRLAKVNKYVYFFEACRLLQKMIDISLDGFLLTPVQKICKYPLQLAELLKYTNPQHRDFKDVEAALNAMKNVARLINERKRRLENIDKIAQWQSSIEDWEGEDVLVRSSELIYSGELTKISHPQAKSQQRMFFLFDHQLVCCKKDLLRRDILYYKSRINMDDMEILDVEDGKDKDFNISVKNAFKLHCRDTEEVHLFCAKKPEQKQRWLKAFENERRQVQLDQETGFSITEVQKKQAMLNASKQHHTGKPKAVTRPYYDFLMRQKHPTLPTTLPQQQVFMLAEPKRKPSNFWQNISRLTPFRK
- the ARHGEF4 gene encoding rho guanine nucleotide exchange factor 4 isoform X5 — its product is MDDQELGFKAGDVIEVMDATNKEWWWGRILDSEGWFPASFVRLRVNQDEPMEDYPLKVEGGKEDDSCSSTRRFGMGQTTKDQMRTNVINEIISTERDYIKHLKDICEGYIKQCRKRADMFTEEQLKTIFGNIEDIYRCQKKFVKALEKKFNKDHPHLSEVGSCFLEYQTEFQIYSEYCNNHPNACMELSRLAKVNKYVYFFEACRLLQKMIDISLDGFLLTPVQKICKYPLQLAELLKYTNPQHRDFKDVEAALNAMKNVARLINERKRRLENIDKIAQWQSSIEDWEGEDVLVRSSELIYSGELTKISHPQAKSQQRMFFLFDHQLVCCKKDLLRRDILYYKSRINMDDMEILDVEDGKDKDFNISVKNAFKLHCRDTEEVHLFCAKKPEQKQRWLKAFENERRQVQLDQETGFSITEVQKKQAMLNASKQHHTGKPKAVTRPYYDFLMRQKHPTLPTTLPQQQVFMLAEPKRKPSNFWQNISRLTPFRK